The following proteins come from a genomic window of Gordonia westfalica:
- a CDS encoding beta-ketoacyl synthase N-terminal-like domain-containing protein produces the protein MTNNRSTISGVGAVTGYGWGREALWNGLASGKSAAALHEGFGFGSDDHGGPGWIVRVPEGGDQADGRTRFARAMRSAAREAIEDASERGWRPGSRVGLVHACVLGDLDMYPMVTSGVGQYTGRQYLSVTPSTPVSLLMQEYGFHGPALNVSAMCTSGSAAIVTAKSWLDSDLVDDVLVVATDLSAKPEVVGMFVQLGVAITDTDALDACRPFQEGSRGFTFGEAAIAFTMTNRTTDGYADVLGGAMSHDAFHVTSIDPELTNVVGCVEQALATSGVAGGDIRYVNAHGPGTRQCDRAEATIVETLLPNSEVFSVKPLAGHCQGAAGAVELAASLLGYERGEIPATPRVSDGIPQLLDGLSPLEAGPTLKTSLGMGGHNAALVIAPQG, from the coding sequence ATGACGAACAATCGATCGACCATCTCGGGTGTCGGGGCTGTCACCGGATACGGCTGGGGGCGAGAGGCACTGTGGAACGGTTTGGCTTCGGGTAAGTCCGCGGCCGCCCTGCACGAAGGTTTCGGATTCGGTTCCGACGATCATGGCGGTCCGGGGTGGATCGTGCGTGTACCGGAGGGTGGAGACCAGGCGGACGGGCGCACCCGGTTCGCCCGTGCGATGCGGAGCGCGGCGCGGGAGGCGATCGAGGATGCGTCTGAACGTGGTTGGCGTCCGGGCTCGCGCGTCGGGTTGGTACACGCCTGCGTACTCGGCGATCTCGACATGTATCCGATGGTCACCTCCGGCGTCGGCCAGTACACGGGACGCCAGTATCTGTCCGTGACTCCGTCCACGCCGGTATCGCTTCTGATGCAGGAGTACGGCTTTCACGGTCCGGCGCTGAATGTGTCGGCAATGTGCACGTCGGGTTCGGCGGCGATCGTGACCGCGAAGTCGTGGCTCGATTCCGATCTCGTCGACGATGTCCTCGTCGTCGCGACCGATCTGTCGGCCAAGCCGGAGGTGGTCGGCATGTTCGTGCAACTCGGCGTCGCCATCACCGACACCGATGCCCTGGACGCCTGCCGCCCGTTTCAGGAGGGCAGTCGGGGTTTCACCTTCGGCGAGGCCGCGATCGCGTTCACGATGACCAACCGCACGACCGACGGATATGCAGATGTGTTGGGCGGGGCGATGTCCCACGACGCTTTCCACGTCACTTCGATAGATCCCGAACTGACCAACGTCGTCGGTTGCGTGGAGCAGGCGCTCGCGACTTCCGGCGTTGCGGGAGGGGACATCCGGTATGTCAATGCGCACGGTCCCGGCACCCGTCAGTGTGATCGCGCCGAGGCGACGATCGTGGAGACCCTGCTGCCCAACAGTGAGGTCTTCTCGGTCAAACCCCTTGCCGGACACTGCCAGGGTGCGGCCGGTGCGGTCGAACTCGCCGCGTCGTTGCTCGGCTACGAGCGAGGCGAGATCCCGGCGACGCCAAGGGTGTCCGACGGGATCCCGCAATTGCTCGACGGCCTGTCCCCGCTCGAGGCGGGGCCCACGTTGAAGACCTCGCTGGGGATGGGCGGCCACAACGCGGCTCTCGTGATCGCGCCCCAGGGCTGA
- a CDS encoding sensor domain-containing protein has translation MTRSSDAAVAERYRLLLELSPDAIAVHQDGIVVYVNSAALDFARVTDRGEMLGRPITDFVHPDELPNMIERIVGMGDEAGASTYPEEVVMVDAHGVSRPMEVTSVRTVWHEKPAYQVILRDITAQKAVEAALRRQAALLDHVSNAVIAVDRELTVRSWNPAAEQMYGLSAGEAVGRDLDSVTGGNLDVQAAVALGGTVDQLHRRADNDRTFLAHISVTSMDDGFLIVAEPTRRPLIERLGTILAALHQAVIVVREDGGIELANPAAATMLGPQSVPGSFVHDLPLDFVDGESPIVRCLRTGTAVTDATATINTPGGERWLSCSCRPIDDDTSDAVALVSFADITARYRERTRLVWDAVHDSLTQLYNRAGILKELEAHMDALDEHETGCVAIYYIDLDNFKLVNDSLGHAVGDEVLHIVAQRLAGATPPDGAVGRIGGDEFVLVTTHTKESMPAEIDRQIEAVRAAIRPPVNVSIRSEPLTVRVSIGVATVAAGDRYTPADLLRDADIALYQARKASREPYVQFRTQHREELQRRQRIEEELRRALDTDPSQLEIHYQPIVSADSGTLVALEALLRWTHPDLGSVPPTEFIPLAEQSTLIDKVGAHVLATACAEVAATPQLRQVMLCVNASRRELTNGEFLRRLSETCEQTGMDPHSLCLEITESALAPLDGGLLALLRHIRALGIQISLDDFGTGASSLSELYRLPVGILKTAKAFVDALEEHPSARTILSGIVDVAHAMGVRVTAEGVETASQAATIAAVGCDLAQGYHFGRPKPLVEILTEDPVIPSTPGPPDDL, from the coding sequence ATGACCCGTTCCAGCGACGCCGCGGTCGCAGAGCGCTACCGACTTCTCCTCGAATTGAGTCCGGACGCGATCGCCGTGCACCAGGACGGGATCGTCGTGTACGTGAACTCCGCGGCACTCGACTTCGCCCGCGTCACCGACCGAGGTGAGATGCTCGGCCGCCCGATCACCGACTTCGTCCATCCCGACGAGCTCCCGAACATGATCGAACGGATCGTGGGCATGGGCGACGAAGCGGGTGCGTCGACGTATCCCGAGGAAGTCGTGATGGTCGACGCCCACGGGGTGTCACGGCCGATGGAGGTCACCTCGGTGCGCACCGTGTGGCACGAGAAGCCCGCCTACCAGGTGATCCTGCGCGACATCACCGCGCAGAAGGCGGTCGAGGCAGCCCTTCGACGTCAGGCCGCCCTGCTGGATCACGTCAGCAACGCCGTGATCGCCGTGGACCGGGAGCTGACGGTGCGGTCGTGGAACCCGGCGGCGGAGCAGATGTACGGGCTGTCCGCCGGCGAAGCCGTCGGCCGCGACCTGGATTCTGTCACCGGCGGCAACCTCGACGTCCAGGCGGCGGTGGCGCTGGGCGGCACGGTCGACCAACTCCACCGCCGAGCCGACAACGATCGGACGTTCCTCGCCCACATCTCGGTGACGTCGATGGACGACGGCTTCCTCATCGTCGCCGAGCCCACGCGTAGACCTCTGATCGAACGACTGGGCACCATCCTGGCCGCCCTCCATCAAGCGGTGATCGTGGTGCGTGAGGACGGCGGGATCGAACTTGCGAACCCCGCCGCCGCGACCATGCTCGGGCCGCAGAGCGTTCCCGGTTCGTTCGTCCACGACCTGCCACTCGACTTCGTCGACGGCGAATCCCCGATCGTGCGCTGCCTGCGGACGGGGACCGCGGTCACCGACGCGACGGCGACGATCAACACTCCGGGCGGCGAGCGGTGGTTGTCGTGCAGCTGCCGTCCGATCGACGACGACACCTCCGACGCGGTCGCACTGGTGTCCTTCGCCGACATCACCGCGCGCTACCGCGAGCGCACCCGTCTGGTGTGGGACGCGGTGCACGACTCGCTCACCCAGCTGTACAACCGGGCCGGGATCCTCAAGGAGCTCGAGGCGCACATGGATGCCCTCGACGAACACGAAACCGGTTGCGTGGCGATCTATTACATCGATCTCGACAACTTCAAACTCGTCAACGACTCGCTCGGTCACGCGGTCGGCGACGAGGTCCTCCACATCGTCGCCCAGCGGCTCGCGGGTGCGACGCCCCCGGACGGGGCCGTAGGTCGGATCGGGGGAGACGAGTTCGTTCTGGTGACGACCCACACGAAGGAGAGCATGCCGGCCGAGATCGACCGTCAGATCGAGGCGGTGCGCGCCGCGATCAGACCGCCCGTCAACGTGAGCATCCGCAGCGAACCGCTGACGGTGCGGGTGAGTATCGGGGTGGCCACCGTCGCGGCCGGCGACCGATACACGCCGGCGGACCTCCTCCGTGACGCCGACATCGCGCTGTACCAGGCACGCAAGGCATCTCGAGAACCCTACGTCCAGTTCCGGACACAGCACCGGGAAGAACTCCAGCGCCGGCAGCGGATCGAGGAGGAGCTGCGCCGCGCCCTGGACACCGACCCCTCGCAGTTGGAGATCCATTACCAGCCGATCGTCTCTGCCGACAGCGGGACGCTCGTCGCGCTCGAGGCGCTCCTGCGGTGGACCCACCCCGACCTCGGCTCTGTTCCGCCGACCGAGTTCATCCCTCTCGCAGAGCAATCCACGCTCATCGACAAGGTCGGCGCGCACGTACTGGCGACGGCCTGCGCCGAGGTGGCGGCGACCCCACAGCTGCGTCAGGTCATGTTGTGCGTCAACGCATCCCGGCGTGAACTCACCAACGGCGAGTTCCTCCGCCGGCTCAGTGAAACGTGCGAGCAGACCGGCATGGACCCGCATTCTCTCTGCCTGGAGATCACCGAGAGTGCTCTCGCGCCGCTGGACGGCGGCCTGCTCGCGCTGCTGCGCCACATCCGTGCACTCGGGATCCAGATCTCCCTCGACGATTTCGGTACGGGCGCTTCCTCACTGAGCGAGCTGTACCGACTCCCGGTCGGCATCCTGAAGACGGCCAAGGCATTTGTCGACGCACTCGAGGAGCATCCGAGTGCCCGCACGATCCTCTCGGGCATCGTCGACGTGGCACATGCGATGGGGGTCCGCGTGACCGCCGAAGGTGTCGAGACCGCCTCGCAGGCCGCCACGATCGCCGCCGTCGGGTGCGACCTGGCCCAGGGCTACCACTTCGGGCGACCCAAACCACTCGTCGAGATCCTCACCGAGGATCCGGTGATCCCGTCCACCCCCGGCCCGCCGGACGACCTCTGA
- a CDS encoding ABC transporter permease: MASASTVGTRPLLHASLRHEGRSFAPWILLPTALSVSSVLIYPWLFSDALERKAFAATIGANPALGLIFGPAYDLSTTDGFNAWRSLALGGFIAALGAIFIVVKASRGQEDSGQAELLASGVSGRSSRLLTALVMAVICSTAIGIVSWVLTGLCGGDWASSALLAAGFTVSGWMFAAVAAVSSQIGADARAATTISVSLLGILFVLRGFLFSISAPTWTMWINPLGWIEETRPASGDHWWPLLIGVAFAVVVAAVGFALQSSRDFGQGLIPSRPGPPRGNVGTPLSLAFRLNRAPIMSWAVAFLGLGVVFGYFTRSVKDLLTSNPAMASIFASGAASPADLISAFVTTILSIVGIVVSVAGVQIVNRVRTEELDDRAEPVLATAVHRLRYLATNVGVALLATAVFLMIAGVVVGIFASTADIGITFGDALLQAVATIPAAWTVIAFAVAVLGARPATRPAIWLGVLVSFVMTVLGPSFKLPDWALGFSPFHHVPDVVVATPDWWGLLWIGLVALGFLAIGFVGFRRRDIP; encoded by the coding sequence ATGGCGTCTGCCTCGACGGTCGGAACCCGACCACTCCTCCATGCCTCACTCCGCCACGAGGGCCGGTCTTTCGCGCCGTGGATTCTGCTACCCACCGCGTTGTCGGTGTCGTCGGTGCTGATCTATCCCTGGTTGTTCTCCGACGCTCTGGAACGTAAGGCTTTCGCGGCCACGATCGGGGCGAATCCGGCGCTGGGACTGATCTTCGGACCCGCCTACGATCTGTCGACCACCGACGGGTTCAACGCGTGGCGCAGTCTCGCGCTCGGCGGGTTCATCGCCGCCCTGGGCGCGATCTTCATCGTCGTCAAAGCCAGCCGCGGCCAGGAGGATTCGGGTCAGGCGGAACTGCTGGCCTCCGGCGTCTCGGGCCGGTCGTCGCGACTCCTGACGGCCCTGGTCATGGCGGTGATCTGTTCGACCGCGATCGGCATCGTCTCGTGGGTGCTGACCGGATTGTGCGGCGGTGACTGGGCGTCGTCGGCGTTGCTCGCCGCCGGGTTCACCGTCTCCGGTTGGATGTTCGCGGCCGTCGCCGCGGTCAGTTCGCAGATCGGGGCCGACGCCCGTGCGGCGACGACGATCTCGGTGTCGTTGCTCGGGATCCTGTTCGTCCTGCGAGGTTTCCTCTTCTCGATCAGCGCACCCACGTGGACGATGTGGATCAATCCACTCGGCTGGATCGAGGAGACCCGGCCGGCATCCGGCGACCACTGGTGGCCGTTGCTGATCGGCGTCGCGTTCGCGGTCGTCGTCGCGGCCGTCGGTTTCGCATTGCAGTCGTCACGCGATTTCGGTCAGGGTCTGATCCCCTCCCGTCCGGGGCCGCCGAGGGGGAACGTCGGTACACCTCTGAGCCTGGCGTTTCGTCTCAATCGCGCGCCGATCATGTCGTGGGCGGTGGCATTCCTCGGTCTCGGTGTCGTCTTCGGGTATTTCACCCGGTCGGTGAAAGACCTGCTGACGAGCAACCCGGCGATGGCGTCGATCTTCGCCTCCGGTGCCGCATCCCCGGCCGACCTGATCTCCGCGTTCGTCACCACCATCCTGAGCATCGTCGGCATCGTCGTCTCGGTCGCCGGCGTGCAGATCGTCAACCGCGTGCGTACCGAGGAACTGGATGACCGAGCCGAGCCCGTGCTGGCGACGGCTGTCCACCGACTCCGGTATCTCGCCACGAATGTCGGTGTCGCACTGCTGGCGACGGCGGTGTTCCTGATGATCGCAGGTGTCGTGGTGGGCATCTTCGCGTCGACCGCGGATATCGGGATCACCTTCGGCGACGCCCTCCTGCAGGCGGTCGCGACCATCCCCGCAGCCTGGACGGTCATCGCTTTCGCGGTCGCCGTACTCGGTGCCCGCCCGGCGACTCGTCCGGCGATCTGGCTGGGCGTGCTCGTCTCGTTCGTGATGACGGTGCTGGGCCCCAGCTTCAAACTGCCCGACTGGGCCCTCGGTTTCAGCCCGTTCCACCATGTGCCCGACGTCGTCGTCGCGACCCCCGACTGGTGGGGACTGCTCTGGATCGGCCTCGTCGCCCTCGGCTTCCTGGCCATCGGTTTCGTCGGGTTCCGACGACGCGACATCCCGTGA
- a CDS encoding nitronate monooxygenase: MVDLRDLAVPVVAAPMAGGPTTPELVVATNNAGGLGQLAAGYLTPERVASDIAAVRAGGVETFGVNIFVPEAEPVNREAVARYRDHLLEYAASLGVDLPTADELGDDDDHFDAKIALMCDERIPFVSFAFGCPSPDAVSELRRHGCSVGVTVTTADDAVLAAGTGADWLCVQGPDAGGHRSVFDRRTEPPTQPLNDLVRAVRARVDLPMVAAGGVATPERADRVRSLGPVAVQVGTVLLRTHEAGTKPAHASALADAARTETVVTCAFSGRPARALRNRFIDRFDGAAVAEYPAVNTLTGGLRRATATDPDGINLWAGTGFREGVVESASDTVRRLG; encoded by the coding sequence ATGGTTGATCTCCGGGACCTCGCGGTACCGGTCGTCGCGGCGCCGATGGCAGGCGGCCCCACGACCCCGGAACTTGTCGTCGCGACGAACAACGCCGGGGGGCTGGGGCAGTTGGCCGCCGGGTACCTGACGCCGGAGCGCGTCGCGTCGGACATTGCCGCCGTCCGCGCCGGTGGAGTCGAGACCTTCGGGGTGAACATCTTCGTCCCCGAAGCCGAACCGGTGAATCGGGAAGCCGTGGCGCGTTACCGGGATCATCTCCTCGAGTACGCGGCCTCCCTCGGCGTGGATCTTCCCACCGCAGACGAGCTCGGCGACGACGACGATCATTTCGACGCCAAGATCGCGCTGATGTGCGACGAGCGGATCCCGTTCGTCTCGTTCGCGTTCGGGTGCCCGTCTCCGGACGCGGTCTCCGAACTGCGCCGCCACGGATGCAGCGTCGGTGTCACCGTCACCACCGCCGACGACGCGGTCCTCGCCGCCGGAACCGGCGCGGACTGGCTCTGCGTGCAGGGGCCGGACGCCGGCGGCCACCGGTCGGTGTTCGACCGCAGGACCGAACCGCCCACCCAACCCCTGAACGATCTCGTCAGGGCCGTGCGCGCACGCGTCGACCTGCCGATGGTCGCGGCCGGCGGGGTCGCGACACCCGAACGTGCCGATCGGGTGCGATCCCTCGGTCCCGTCGCCGTCCAGGTCGGCACGGTGCTGCTGCGTACCCATGAGGCGGGCACGAAACCCGCGCACGCCTCCGCACTGGCCGACGCTGCGCGCACCGAGACCGTCGTGACCTGTGCGTTCAGCGGGCGTCCCGCCCGAGCGCTGCGCAATCGGTTCATCGACCGGTTCGACGGCGCCGCGGTGGCCGAGTATCCGGCGGTCAACACGCTCACCGGCGGTCTTCGACGCGCGACCGCCACCGATCCCGACGGCATCAACCTGTGGGCGGGTACGGGATTCCGCGAGGGAGTCGTCGAATCCGCGTCGGACACCGTCCGCCGACTGGGCTGA
- a CDS encoding LLM class F420-dependent oxidoreductase, which translates to MNLDGVGIWSSPLRYGDAGEAAEAAAELDELGFTALWIPDVGGPVLDSVRNLLGATEKAVVATGILNMWMHEPHDVAAAHARFADEFGPRFLLGLGISHAPLIDAQEAGRYQKPLATTRAFLDGLDSAPTPVPADSRVLAALGPKMLGLAADRTLGAHPYLVTPDHTATARETLGDGPLLAPEQTAIFAADRDEARAIGTKWLTGYLAMPNYANNLRRLGFTDEDLTEVSDRLFDALIVWGDEAAILSRIDEHRSAGADHVCVQVLQKDHRGFPRDQWRRLAEALGQN; encoded by the coding sequence ATGAATCTCGACGGAGTAGGAATCTGGAGTTCGCCACTGCGGTACGGAGACGCCGGGGAGGCAGCGGAAGCCGCGGCCGAACTCGACGAGTTGGGCTTCACCGCCCTCTGGATCCCAGACGTCGGCGGCCCGGTTCTCGATTCGGTGCGCAACCTGCTCGGTGCCACCGAGAAGGCCGTGGTCGCCACCGGAATCCTCAACATGTGGATGCACGAACCCCACGACGTCGCTGCCGCCCACGCGAGGTTCGCCGACGAGTTCGGCCCGCGCTTCCTGCTCGGCCTGGGGATCAGCCACGCTCCGCTGATCGACGCGCAGGAGGCCGGCCGTTACCAGAAGCCACTCGCCACCACCCGCGCGTTCCTCGACGGACTGGACTCCGCACCGACGCCGGTGCCCGCCGACAGTCGGGTTCTCGCGGCACTCGGACCGAAGATGCTCGGTCTGGCCGCGGACCGCACACTGGGCGCCCACCCGTACCTGGTGACACCCGACCACACCGCGACCGCTCGCGAGACCCTCGGCGACGGACCGCTGCTCGCGCCCGAGCAGACCGCCATCTTCGCCGCGGACCGCGACGAGGCACGCGCCATCGGCACCAAGTGGCTGACGGGCTATCTCGCAATGCCCAACTACGCCAACAACCTTCGTCGCCTCGGCTTCACCGACGAGGACCTCACCGAAGTCAGCGACCGGTTGTTCGACGCGCTCATCGTCTGGGGCGACGAGGCGGCGATCCTGTCGCGCATCGACGAACACCGCTCCGCCGGCGCCGACCACGTGTGTGTCCAGGTGCTGCAGAAGGATCACCGCGGATTCCCGCGCGACCAGTGGCGCCGACTCGCCGAGGCTCTCGGCCAGAACTGA
- a CDS encoding DUF2945 domain-containing protein: MAINKNDTVRWNTSQGQTEGTAEERRTKEFTFEGQKFKASEDEPYWIVKSTKTGAKAAHKESSLSKK; the protein is encoded by the coding sequence ATGGCGATCAACAAGAACGACACCGTCCGCTGGAACACCTCGCAGGGTCAGACCGAGGGGACCGCGGAGGAGAGGCGAACCAAGGAGTTCACGTTCGAGGGACAGAAGTTCAAAGCCAGTGAGGACGAACCCTATTGGATCGTGAAGTCGACGAAGACGGGCGCCAAGGCCGCCCACAAGGAGTCGTCGCTGAGCAAGAAGTAG
- a CDS encoding ABC transporter ATP-binding protein: MPTGVSDTSGQRPVDLPVDVRGLRKSFGRFEALRGLDLQVRRGEVHGFLGPNGAGKSTTIRVLLGLLRANAGEVRLLGGDPWHDVVELHRRLAYVPGDVSLWPSMTGGEMIDLLGSMRGGLDEDRRADLVERFELDTAKRGRQYSKGNRQKVAIVAALAADVELLILDEPTSGLDPLMENVFQEVVGEAKARGTTVLLSSHILAEVESLADRVSIIRDGVIVETGTLAELRGHTRTAVRAELDTVPAAARLTDFHDVDVDGHRLSATVDSDRIGAAMEVLTASGLRSLTVEPPSLESLFLRLYDSDGDGVRVSDNPLAGE, translated from the coding sequence ATGCCCACCGGAGTGTCCGACACCTCTGGTCAACGCCCTGTGGATCTGCCCGTCGACGTCCGGGGTCTACGCAAGTCCTTCGGCAGGTTCGAGGCACTTCGCGGGCTCGACCTCCAGGTCCGCCGCGGTGAGGTCCACGGGTTCCTCGGCCCCAACGGTGCCGGCAAGTCGACGACGATCCGCGTCCTCCTGGGCTTGCTCCGCGCCAACGCGGGTGAGGTGCGACTGCTCGGTGGGGATCCGTGGCACGACGTCGTCGAACTGCATCGCCGGCTGGCGTATGTGCCCGGTGACGTCTCGCTGTGGCCGTCGATGACCGGCGGCGAGATGATCGATCTCCTCGGTTCGATGCGCGGTGGACTCGATGAGGACCGGCGCGCCGACCTCGTCGAACGGTTCGAGCTCGACACCGCCAAGCGCGGACGCCAGTACTCGAAAGGCAACCGCCAGAAGGTGGCGATCGTCGCCGCCCTCGCGGCGGACGTCGAACTGCTCATCCTCGACGAGCCGACATCGGGCCTGGACCCGTTGATGGAGAACGTCTTCCAGGAGGTCGTCGGGGAGGCCAAGGCGCGTGGCACGACCGTCCTGCTGTCGAGTCACATCCTCGCCGAGGTCGAATCCCTCGCCGACCGTGTGAGCATCATCCGCGACGGCGTCATCGTCGAGACCGGCACGCTGGCCGAGTTGCGCGGTCACACCCGGACCGCGGTCCGCGCCGAACTCGACACCGTCCCGGCCGCCGCCCGGCTCACGGACTTCCACGATGTGGACGTCGACGGTCACCGTCTGAGCGCGACAGTCGATTCCGATCGGATCGGCGCGGCGATGGAGGTGTTGACGGCGAGCGGACTGCGGTCCCTCACCGTCGAACCGCCTTCTCTCGAGAGTCTGTTCCTGCGGCTCTACGACAGCGACGGTGACGGGGTCCGCGTCTCCGACAACCCGTTGGCAGGGGAGTGA
- a CDS encoding sugar porter family MFS transporter, whose protein sequence is MADAQQREIAEQHTAKVIGVTVAAAVGGFLFGFDSSVVNGAVDSIESNFGLGKLMTGFAVAIALLGCALGAWFAGRLADVWGRKRVMLLGSALFIVSAIGTAYTQTIPDLLLWRVLGGIGIGIASVIAPAYISEIAPARYRGALASMQQLAITMGIFAALLSDAVLADTAGSASNQLWWGLEAWRWMFLVGVVPALVYGILALLIPESPRYLVGRNRDDEAARILQEVTGESNPLDRVKEIKLTVKRESKTSIKDIAGPSFGLHPLVWVGIWLAVFQQFVGINAIFYYSTTLWQSVGFSESDSFKTSVITAVINVGMTLVAIMFVDRIGRRKLLLAGSVGMFIGLLMACIAFTQQIGEGENVTLPDPWGVIALIGANLFVVAFAATWGPVMWVMLGEMFPNRIRGVALGVCTAVNWLANFTISMLFPPMTEAVGLGIIYGFFAFCSAASFFYVFKKVEETKGLELEDMDSVADSHLSRIAAARDVPEQA, encoded by the coding sequence ATGGCCGACGCACAGCAACGTGAGATCGCCGAACAACACACCGCCAAGGTCATCGGCGTCACCGTCGCCGCGGCAGTCGGCGGATTCCTCTTCGGCTTCGACAGTTCCGTGGTCAACGGCGCGGTCGACTCGATCGAATCGAACTTCGGTCTCGGCAAACTGATGACGGGGTTCGCCGTCGCGATCGCCTTGCTCGGCTGCGCACTGGGCGCTTGGTTCGCCGGACGCCTGGCCGATGTCTGGGGCCGCAAGCGGGTGATGCTGCTCGGTTCGGCACTGTTCATCGTCTCGGCGATCGGTACCGCGTACACGCAGACGATTCCGGATCTACTGCTCTGGCGCGTTCTCGGTGGCATCGGCATCGGCATCGCGTCGGTCATCGCGCCGGCATACATCTCTGAGATCGCGCCCGCTCGCTACCGCGGCGCACTCGCCTCCATGCAGCAGCTGGCGATCACCATGGGCATCTTCGCCGCCCTGTTGTCCGACGCCGTGCTGGCCGACACCGCCGGCTCCGCGTCGAACCAACTCTGGTGGGGGCTCGAGGCCTGGCGGTGGATGTTCCTCGTCGGCGTCGTACCCGCTCTCGTCTATGGCATTCTCGCGTTGCTGATCCCCGAGTCACCGCGATATCTGGTGGGCCGCAACCGCGACGACGAAGCGGCGCGCATCCTCCAGGAGGTGACCGGTGAGAGCAACCCGCTCGACCGGGTCAAAGAGATCAAGCTGACGGTGAAGCGCGAGTCCAAGACCTCGATCAAGGACATCGCCGGCCCGTCGTTCGGGCTTCACCCACTGGTGTGGGTCGGCATCTGGCTTGCGGTGTTCCAGCAGTTCGTCGGTATCAACGCGATCTTCTACTACTCGACGACGCTATGGCAGTCGGTGGGATTCTCCGAGAGCGACTCGTTCAAGACATCGGTGATCACGGCGGTCATCAACGTCGGTATGACGTTGGTGGCGATCATGTTCGTCGACCGCATCGGACGACGGAAGCTGCTCCTGGCGGGTTCGGTGGGAATGTTCATCGGTCTGCTCATGGCGTGCATAGCCTTCACCCAGCAGATCGGTGAGGGCGAGAACGTCACCCTGCCCGACCCCTGGGGCGTCATCGCGCTGATCGGCGCGAATCTGTTCGTCGTCGCCTTCGCCGCCACCTGGGGGCCGGTCATGTGGGTGATGCTGGGGGAGATGTTCCCCAACCGGATCCGCGGTGTGGCTCTCGGCGTGTGCACCGCGGTGAACTGGCTCGCCAACTTCACCATCTCGATGCTGTTCCCGCCGATGACCGAAGCGGTCGGACTGGGAATCATCTACGGGTTCTTCGCCTTCTGCTCCGCGGCGTCGTTCTTCTACGTCTTCAAGAAGGTCGAGGAGACCAAGGGTCTGGAACTCGAGGACATGGACTCGGTTGCGGACTCCCATCTGTCTCGGATCGCTGCCGCCCGCGACGTCCCGGAACAGGCATGA
- a CDS encoding alpha/beta hydrolase, whose translation MAADSPHPTRKALRPTVLALILILVTFAATTLSVSSASAAPKPTIVLVHGAFADSTGWDGVAARLSSEGYPVQRFDNPLRGPVHDSALLEKKLATIKGPIVLVGHSYGGMVITNVDDPDVVANVYIAAFAPEQGEFVQGLLNPLVYPGSRLLPPALQVKVVDDPTGVAGRNLDGYIARPYFREIFAQDVSIATAADMFAHQKSAALVANLEPSGPASWKKVPSWYLVSQQDRVIPPALQRFMALRAASGHTSEVNASHASLVSRPAAVAAVIEKAATAQG comes from the coding sequence ATGGCCGCCGACTCACCACATCCCACCCGAAAAGCGTTGCGCCCGACCGTATTGGCGCTGATTCTGATTCTCGTAACCTTCGCGGCGACGACACTGTCCGTTTCGTCCGCGTCCGCGGCTCCGAAACCGACGATCGTGCTGGTACACGGTGCATTCGCGGATTCAACCGGCTGGGATGGCGTCGCAGCGCGGCTCTCGTCCGAGGGTTATCCCGTCCAGCGGTTCGACAATCCGTTGCGCGGGCCGGTTCACGATTCCGCGCTCCTGGAGAAGAAGCTCGCCACCATCAAGGGCCCGATCGTGCTGGTCGGTCACTCGTATGGGGGCATGGTCATCACGAACGTCGATGATCCCGACGTCGTCGCCAACGTGTACATCGCGGCATTCGCTCCGGAACAGGGCGAGTTCGTGCAGGGCCTGCTGAACCCGCTGGTCTATCCCGGCAGCCGACTCCTGCCGCCGGCGCTGCAGGTCAAGGTCGTCGACGACCCGACGGGTGTGGCGGGACGAAACCTCGATGGCTACATCGCACGGCCCTACTTCCGGGAGATCTTTGCGCAGGACGTCAGCATTGCGACCGCTGCCGACATGTTCGCCCATCAGAAGTCGGCGGCGCTCGTCGCCAATCTCGAGCCTTCGGGTCCGGCATCGTGGAAGAAGGTCCCCAGCTGGTATCTGGTTTCGCAGCAGGACCGGGTGATCCCGCCGGCGTTGCAGCGCTTCATGGCGCTCCGTGCCGCTTCGGGGCACACCTCGGAGGTCAATGCGTCTCATGCGTCACTGGTCTCGCGTCCGGCGGCGGTGGCCGCGGTCATCGAGAAGGCCGCCACCGCACAGGGGTAA